In Phaseolus vulgaris cultivar G19833 chromosome 7, P. vulgaris v2.0, whole genome shotgun sequence, the genomic stretch CACGTGCAACTACAAACCACTGCCATGCATCGTTTACGCATGCAATGAGATTCCATAATCGATTACAGAGTTGTGAATTGGTTCACTAGGCTTGTAGAGGTTCATGAGGTAGCAGAGTGGTAGGGGAGTGAGTTTCGTAGTGCTTCTTTGATCTCAAGTTAGCTTTCTCTTACTTTTTTAGagcacataatcgattatcagtGAAAAACAACAGATTACATAATCGATTACGCTGTTAAAAATAGtgaataatcgattatctgttATTTTTTTCgagcataatcaattatgtactATGTGTTAAAGTGAGGTTAATCGATTATAGTTTGGAATAATTGGTTATGTTGGATTTATAACTGTAacaataatcgattatgtttttgaaaactttggaTAATAGATTATGCTGTTTTTATAAAAGCAATGGTTAATCAATTATgttgtttatataatttattattatattttttaagatttttattttatgaaaaatgagttttaattttctttgacattaatttaaattacaGATATCAatatgttttttgaaaatattattagtaataaaaataatataattattttcatgaaaattaattatatgcattaatttaaaatagaaatattaagaTAGTAATggaatttatattatattatttaaaattaaatatctttattattaaGAATTTGAATGAGTTTgtcttaattaaaatttaatttaaatatagactaaattaatataattattgttttttattgtttaatagGAGTTTATATTAGTCCTAAAatattgaattttcttttctgttttgagaATATTCCTTTACtttatagatattttttaaaaagtattttttgaacatttatttttttattttaaattaatatttcaacAGTAGGgaaatataattcaaatattaatttagatatcttttattaatttaagatATTATATACAGTTGaacatattaatttatatatatttatatatgtatacaGTTTAGTTTTTAGTAATTAGAACTGAAAATTGAATGTTACGTTTGgattattattagtaatataaattaagtttgtcttattaataaaaaataattatatgcattattttaaatgaaaaatattaatatagtaatGGAATTTAagaatgttaaattattttttaaattataattaaaacttacaattattttaattatacaaaattaataatatttttttattatatttttacacggataaaagtataatttattattatatataacataatgtaatagaaattaaataatataatactaattattttaattaacttaaatgtcctttaaattaattaatatttcattttcctatttatttataagaataaatttgtaatcttacaatttacactatttaaaatatattaaaatactttcataactatcacatcattcacacttttcaataaacttttttcACATATCCACTCTAACATTCCCTAATCCAAACACTTTCAACTTTCTCGagactttcttcacactttcactCCTCCACACCCTCAACTTTTCACTCTCatcctctaatccaaacaaaacattagTGATATAGTGTTTTTACGAGTAAATATACAGTTTTGATTCTCGTAAGTAGTGTTATTGCTTTGAATATGAAAAAAACATAATGGAAAATAGGAGATAaacttcttttataaaaaattaataatacatTAATATTAGTTTCATTCACTAAATAtctaaaaatattatcattttattataatataataatttatttaaaaaaagtttaatagtGGTTTGTTTTTTACATTGTGTTAGATTATGAGAAAAACTTTATTCTATTATCAATATTTTACATCAATACAACCTTTGTAAacataaaaattgtatttttaaaatttaaaaattaatatctgGCATTGAACAATGGTAACTTGCATAGAACATGTCAAAATCATGGTTCTTGGATCAAAGAAGGTTACAAAgagtaaaaataaaacataattaggTAATAATGTTATATTTGGTACTCATGAAACTCCGTTGGGTTGTCGTCTATGCGAGGAAGAACACCCATTTGGTTGTGTTGCTCGAATGGCTAGTTTTTCAACTGCGACACACTTGTCCATATTCCAGCATTTGCGAAGCTCTAAACGTCCCCTTCATGCTCTGTGCTCTGTTGAATCTTCACCCTTCTTTGGCTCCTCATCTGTCAGAACCAAATTCACGGGTACAATTCCCAGGTTGCTTCGTCACAATGTATTGGCACGTGCTGAAGATAAGGAAAGAGACCCTACATCTTCTTCGTTTCAGCTTCAACAAAGTTCACAGTCACAGGTTCTGGTTCTCTTCTGTATGACCCATTAACCAAGTTCTAGCAATACCCTTTCAGTCACTGTGTTTTTATAGTTTACCATATTGGATATTTGATGCTGGGGTGCATAATCTGGGTTAAGGGCACCTCACTTTTCCATGAAAGATAGAAAATTTGCAGTAGATTGATTGGGTATTCAATTCCAACTGTCTTTATTTTGAATTAGTTACTGTCTTTATTTTGAATTAGTTTATTTCATGTGACGATTTTTTGTATCAAGGAGATAACTTCATCACTGTAATGTTTAATGGATTGACTAGTTCTTtcaaaaaaagtaaaaacaaaaatggtGGTAGGGTGAACTTTAAAAAGAAACTAAATGTAAAATCAAATGGTTAATTTTGGTGATTCAGTCAGTTAACATGTGCATCTGGAAAGAGTGCATATTAGTTCTGTTACAAGTTTGAGAAACTGCTTCTTATATGTTAATAATGCTCACACTCTGTTCACTTTGAAAACGGTACCAGAACTTGGCACCGGAATCTGGAAGTTGTGATCCCCTATGTTCACTGGATGAAACAAGTTCACAAGAGTTTGAAGAAAGCTACCAGCCTAAGACTGATTCCCTCAAAGCTCTAGCAATATTAGCAGCAGCTGCAACTGGGGCTATGGCAATTAACCATTCTTGGGTGGCCACCAATCAGGTTCATCGATGTCCTCTGTTGGTCTATCCTGATATTTATGCTGCACATTTCACAATGAAGTGCACGCTCTTGGGAAAACGTTTCTAAATATGCATATTCCAGTAGTTATTTGTTTTCTATGACATTGGACTGCAGGATCTTGCTATGGCTTTGCTATTTGTACTAGGATATGCAGGGATCATATTCGAAGAATCTCTAGCCTTCAATAAAAGTGGCGTGGGACTGTTGATGGCTGTAAGCTTATGGGTGATACGGAGTCTTGGGGTAAATGTCcacatttttgttttgttttgatttttgagTTAGTTTGGATTTAATGTGTCCATTCTCATGCTTTTAAGTTTTAGATCGCTGTTTGTTTGATCATGTCTAAGACACTGAACAGTTTGAATTCACTTGATGCATCTACTCCCATATATGCATATGTGTAAATCACAATTGAAAAAGAGATGCTCAAGTGTCTAGTACCATATACACTTTTTTCTTAGTGATTGTTTAATGTTTATTTAGTCATCTTTGCAAGAGATAAGGAGGCACAAACAAGGATTAGAACAAGGACAAAAGTATGACCCTTCCATATCCCGCTTTTATGTAGAAGCACAGTTTCAATGGTGAAACTAAGGatgctatgttttcaaattgcTTTTGAACCTAAATTGCTTTCTCATCTCATCCAGTATATTTTGATGCAAAAATAAGGAGTTGCTCTCCTCCCATCCCCTAACCTTAGCAATAATTTTAAGATACAATTAGGTAAATGGGGGCAATCTCCCTTTTCCCCTTAACTTTTCACATGTCAAAAATGGGTCTAACTATGGTTATCCAAATACAACAGTCTATGAACAAATCATAACACTCAGGAGGGCTTTCTTGACCTAAAGAATATAAGTTGCTTTGATTCAAACTACATATTATACTTTACCTTGAAGTTTTTCGTATGggaattacattttttttgtagCTATTGATGCACATAATATGTTGTAGAAAAATGTAATTTCCTGACCCTATAGTTGCTGTCTCCTTAGTGACAGTATCCCAGAATACAATGACTTAATAAATGATAGTTTGCCCGCTGATCTGTTAGCTGTAGAGACTTGTGACTTGACAAATATTTTTTGCCCCAATTATATCCCCAATATCCCTTCACTTGTTGAACTTCAACATGTCCAGTAACTGGTCTGTTTATATGTTATGTTTTGAAGTCGGTTTTTATCTTCCTCTTTCTTTTGATTGAATTTTCCACTACTATTTCCTATTTATTTGTATGGATTTTATATAGGCTCCTTCAACTGATATAGCCGTTTCAGAGCTTACACATGCGTCTGCGGAAGTCAGTGAAATAGTATTTTTCCTGCTTGGTGCAATGACCGTTGTTGAGATTGTTGATTCTCATCAAGGATTTAAGCTCGTTACTGACAGTATAACAACCCGAAATCCACGCATCCTCCTCTGGGTGGTAAGTTCTCTCCCTACTTTGTGCTTGCATGGTCAACCCTACCAAAAAAGCTTCCTACAGATTCTTGGCAAATTGAGAGTTCTTGGAGATTTGATTACATTAGTTATTGAACATTACAGTTTGTGGTCAAATTTGGATGATACACACAGCAGGAAGGGACTCAGATTCAAGAGCTCCTTTCCTCAAAAAGATGCTGTACCAATTAAGCTGCACAATAGCAACaacttttcaaattttgatCCTTATAAATGTTggcattttaaaagaataaaagacATCACAAGAAAAAGATTGCGAAAGGCTTGGTGCATGTTTTCTGCTTTATTGCTTTTGTAAAATAATTGTTCTTCTAAAGGTCTCAAAAAGtagaataaaaaacaattattttttaaaataagctGAACCACAGACATACTCCAAATCCCCCTGCCCCTTTCCCAACAAGTTCTAAATCTTCTGTATTTGTATCTCTAATTATTCTGTCTCGACAATGGAAGTTGACAAATTAACGTTCAATTTGCAGATTGGATTTGTTACATTTTTTCTCAGTTCAGTTCTAGACAATCTTACATCCACCATAGTTATGGTTTCCCTATTGCGGAAATTAGTACCTCCATCTGAATACCGAAAGTGAGTATCTGTTATGTTATTAACTTCTATGTAATGTTTAAGTCATGTGGTGAAGAATTAAACATGACCATATTTTCTGAAATACCAAGTATTGATAGACTGGGAACGTTCATCATGCATTATCTAAGGTTTGATCACTAGACTTATAAGCTTGATAGCTCTGCTCCTTCCTGGGGCAATTTTATACTGCAACACTCTTGCTTGCTTGTTATTTTTTCATTCTCCTAAAAATTCTCAATTCTCATATGAGGGATCTTGACAATTTTTCCTCCTGAAATGAATCCTAAGCTTGTTACTTTATTAGTTCCTTCTAGTGCTTGTGATTCATATGAAAGGGCGTTGGCCTTGTATAAATTTGCAATCTGTATTTAGTgatattttagaagaaaaaaagttgTTGAGGGCATAAGGTTTTAGAGGAGTGGGTGAATCTTCTAATTTGCAATTTCTAGAATTCTCCAACTATTCCATGGTTTGGCTACATCTTATCAAATCATCAGATTGTTGATTTGGATTCTGCTGACAGGATTCTTGGAGCTGTTGTTGTAATAGCAGCAAATGCTGGGGGTGCATGGACTCCTATCGGTGATGTTACAACCACTATGCTGTGGATACATGGCCAAATATCTACAGTTCAAACAATGAAGGTTATCTGTTGGATATTTGTTCCCGTGTGATTTGTTTGCTTGAATCACTGGAAAATTTTCCTGTGAAAGAAACTACACAATAAATTTGTGGTATATGAAATTTGTACTAATAAGTAATATCTTCCTCAAATATTCTTTGGTTTCAGTGATTTTAAACATATAACTTATGGCCCTGTATTAATATTTCCTTTGCGAAAGTCTTTCTGTTACTGATCTTTGATTGCATGAAGAACACTTGGATTCAACCAAGTGCAATGCGGAATGAACGAATGTATATATGATTGCATTTTGTTTACTTGTAGAGTTTATTTGTACCTTCAGTCGTTTCTCTAGCTGTTCCACTGGCTCTATTGTCTCTGACTAGGTACTCTTTTTACACAGCAAAAGTTAAAGGTTGATTATTTGAATAGTGAGATTTAGCTCCACATATTACAATTCAGATAATGTTAGttagtttttcttcttctgctcAGCGAAGTTAACAAGAAGGGACAAAATTCTTCCAATGTCTTGGCATCTGAACAAATCGCTCCTCGAGGACAGCTTGTTTTCTCAGTGGGTTTAGGAGCTTTGATTTTCGTCCCAGTATTCAAGGCTCTAACAGGTTTGCCTCCATACATGGGGATGCTGCTCGGACTCGGTGTGCTTTGGATCCTCACAGATGCAATCCATTATGGTGAATCTGAAAGACA encodes the following:
- the LOC137828182 gene encoding sodium/proton antiporter 2, producing MASFSTATHLSIFQHLRSSKRPLHALCSVESSPFFGSSSVRTKFTGTIPRLLRHNVLARAEDKERDPTSSSFQLQQSSQSQNLAPESGSCDPLCSLDETSSQEFEESYQPKTDSLKALAILAAAATGAMAINHSWVATNQDLAMALLFVLGYAGIIFEESLAFNKSGVGLLMAVSLWVIRSLGAPSTDIAVSELTHASAEVSEIVFFLLGAMTVVEIVDSHQGFKLVTDSITTRNPRILLWVIGFVTFFLSSVLDNLTSTIVMVSLLRKLVPPSEYRKILGAVVVIAANAGGAWTPIGDVTTTMLWIHGQISTVQTMKSLFVPSVVSLAVPLALLSLTSEVNKKGQNSSNVLASEQIAPRGQLVFSVGLGALIFVPVFKALTGLPPYMGMLLGLGVLWILTDAIHYGESERQKLKVPQALSRIDTQGILFFLGILLSVSSLEAAGILREIANYLDAHIASSELIASTIGLISAVIDNVPLVAATMGMYDVTSFPQDSVFWQLIAFCAGTGGSMLIIGSASGVAFMGMEKVDFLWYLRKISGFAFAGYAAGIVAYIALHKLNISLSTLAEVPFLSGS